A region of Pirellulales bacterium DNA encodes the following proteins:
- a CDS encoding YceI family protein → MRQFFSTWTIGIVAGLCLSTGVKPAAAADEYAFDMVHSSISFKTQHLDISWIHGRFNEAEGKFVIDKLDPAKSSFELSIKADSVDTANKARDEHLRQPDYFDTKQFPTIDFKSTSVRPIKGGYEVAGDFTMHGKTNPVTIKLLGGKEADFMGTKRVGFSTELSLKRSDFGFDKKNIGLIGDEVRIYIDCEGMRK, encoded by the coding sequence GTGCGTCAATTCTTCTCAACCTGGACGATCGGCATCGTGGCCGGATTGTGTCTTTCGACGGGCGTCAAGCCGGCCGCCGCGGCCGATGAGTACGCCTTCGACATGGTCCATTCGTCGATCAGCTTCAAAACCCAACACCTCGACATTAGCTGGATCCACGGCCGCTTCAACGAGGCCGAAGGAAAGTTCGTGATCGACAAGCTGGACCCGGCCAAGTCGTCGTTCGAGCTGTCGATCAAGGCCGATAGCGTGGATACCGCCAACAAGGCCCGCGACGAGCACCTGCGGCAGCCCGACTACTTCGACACCAAGCAGTTTCCCACGATCGACTTCAAGAGCACCAGCGTGAGGCCGATCAAGGGCGGCTACGAAGTGGCGGGCGACTTCACCATGCACGGCAAGACGAACCCCGTCACCATCAAGCTGCTGGGCGGCAAAGAGGCCGATTTCATGGGCACGAAGCGCGTCGGCTTCTCCACGGAACTGTCGCTCAAGCGGAGCGACTTCGGCTTCGACAAGAAAAACATCGGCCTGATCGGCGACGAGGTGCGGATCTACATCGACTGCGAAGGAATGCGGAAATAG
- a CDS encoding radical SAM protein: MDLSTPAVLAARPPKNAVDVRRPYAFFVEREPSAEGDMVDVATVFLTDRECPWRCLMCDLWKNTIDGPTPPGAIPEQIDYALARLPPARQIKLYNSGNFFDSQAVPPDDHAAIVRRVGRFERVIVENHPKLCGDACPRFRDACGSELEVALGLETVHPEVLPRLNKGMTLDDFARAAEFLLASKIAVRAFLLLRPPFLSEKEGAEWAIRSLEYAFSLGVGCCAIIPTRGGNGIMEQLAAAGLFSPPTIRSLEQVLEHGLSLGRGRVLADLWDIDRFFDCPDCGPRRAARIAQMNLSQQVAPKVTCSHCEPM; encoded by the coding sequence ATGGATTTATCGACCCCCGCGGTCCTCGCCGCACGCCCTCCGAAAAACGCCGTCGATGTCCGGCGGCCCTACGCCTTCTTCGTCGAGCGCGAACCGTCGGCGGAAGGCGACATGGTCGATGTGGCCACGGTGTTTCTCACGGACCGCGAATGCCCCTGGCGCTGCTTGATGTGCGACCTGTGGAAAAACACGATCGACGGGCCGACGCCGCCCGGGGCAATTCCAGAGCAGATCGACTATGCTTTGGCCAGGCTGCCGCCGGCACGGCAGATCAAGCTTTACAACAGCGGCAATTTCTTCGACTCGCAGGCCGTTCCGCCCGACGATCACGCGGCCATTGTCCGGCGCGTCGGCCGGTTCGAGCGCGTCATCGTGGAGAACCATCCCAAGCTTTGCGGCGATGCGTGCCCGCGGTTTCGCGACGCCTGCGGCAGCGAGCTGGAAGTCGCGCTGGGACTGGAGACGGTACACCCGGAAGTCCTGCCGCGGTTGAACAAAGGCATGACGCTCGACGATTTCGCCCGCGCCGCCGAGTTCTTGCTGGCCAGCAAGATTGCCGTGCGGGCATTCCTTCTCTTGCGACCTCCGTTTTTGAGCGAGAAGGAGGGGGCCGAATGGGCGATCAGGTCGTTGGAATACGCCTTCTCTCTCGGCGTCGGTTGCTGCGCGATCATTCCCACGCGCGGCGGCAACGGGATCATGGAACAATTGGCCGCGGCCGGCCTCTTCTCGCCGCCCACCATCCGCTCGCTGGAGCAGGTCTTGGAGCATGGCCTTTCGCTGGGCCGCGGCCGCGTGCTGGCCGACCTGTGGGACATCGACCGTTTTTTCGACTGCCCGGACTGCGGCCCGCGGCGTGCCGCACGCATCGCCCAGATGAACCTCAGCCAACAGGTCGCGCCGAAGGTAACCTGCTCGCATTGCGAGCCAATGTAG